CGCGGAGGCCGCGTGGTTGCTTGGGCTTCACCTGATATGGGAGAACTGGGCGGGGTGTGCGATGATCCTCGCGGCCCTCGTGATGTTGCTGCGGGAGATAGGGCCCGAGTGGCAACCAGACCTATGATGGCAGCGCACAGGGGACGTTATCGGGTAACTAAGCGGGTAACTGGAGATACCTTTTCTCTTCGTGAACATCTAAAGAATTGAGGTAGACTGCCGCGTATGAGCGCTTCCTTGTACATTGTCGTTGAGGGCGAAGACCCCGGTTACGATATCTTCGTCAACGGCCGCGCGCTCGCGCGCAATGAAGACTCGCTCGAAAAGCTGGCGATGCGTCTCGGGGTGCCTCCATTGCTCGACTTCTTTTCAGCCGATGAGAACTCGATGGCGCTGCTGCTGGAGGAAGGCGCGGGCGACCCGGCCTGGGCACAGACGCTGCCGCCGCCGCAGTGGTTTTCTCCCGTGGACGGGCTGGTCACGGTACGGGCGCTGCTCGATCATCTGCAGCAGAATCCTGCAACGATGGGCTCTGACACGCATGAGGTGATTCGCGAGCTTGCCGAATACGAAACCGTGCTCAGTAAGACGGCGACCCGCGATCTGCGCTGGCAACTCGCCGTGAGCTGGCGCTAAGCTGGCTTCTTCCTGTCACGAACTGTCACGAAAAAATTAGCTAGCTCTCGAATTGCCGCAGATGGTGGCCGGTGTGCAGCCATGCCCAGCGCATCCATTCCTGTGCCATGCGTTCTATTTCCAGATGCCGAGCAACTGCCGTACCAGAATGATCTGCCCGGTGTGGTAGCTGGTGTGATCGGCTGCGAGCAGCACTTCGCGCAGCAACGTCTGGCCATCGCCCCAGGGAATCTTGGAGTAGAGGTTGGAGCGGGGATCGCTCATCAGCTTCTCGAACTCTTCCATGTCCTGCTGAATGGCGGTGACGGTCCGGTGCCAGTCTTCGGGGTGCTGGGGCGCGGGATTTTTGGGCCAGTAATCGGCAGGCCATTCGGGCTCGGTGTATTCGGGGTTGGTGCAGAAATTGATGAGGTCATGCAGCGTGAAGCGGATATGCTCCAGCAACTCCCATGCGCTGTGCGGCAGACCGTGCGGGCGGGTGCCGTAGTGCTCGGCAGGGAAGTCTTCGACAGCCGCGTTCAAGTCGGCATGCGCGCCCTGTCCGCGCAAAAAGGGAATCAGGGTGTCACGTAGCAAGTGATCATGGGTTGGCATCTCAGAATCGCTCCTGTTATTTGGATGCAGAAGCAATCATGGCCGATCACAAGAAGTAAGGCCCCACGGCTGCGCGGGTATATCGCGCGTGTCCGTGAGGCCGCAAGTGGGTTGCTGCTACGAGGCGCTGATCTGTGCTGCCTCGCGCTTGTCATTGAAGACGTTGCCGAGGCGCTTGATCTGCGCGCCGACTCCGCGCAGCTTTTCTTCAATGTGCTCGTAGCCACGATCGATGTTGTAGACGCGGTCCAGAATGGATTCACCATTAGCGACGAGCGCGGCGAGCACCAGCGAGGCCGAGGCGCGCAGGTCAGAGCACATGACGGCAGCAGCCGAGAGCGGCGTTTTGCCGCGTACGGAGGCGATGCGGCCAGCGGTCTTGATGTTCGCGCCCATGCGCACGAGTTCCTGCACGTGCATGAAGCGATTCTCGAAGATGTTCTCCTTGACGAGCGTGGTGCCTTCGGCCTGCGTGGCGAGCGCCATGTACTGCGCCTGCATGTCAGTGGGAAAGCCGGGATATTCTTCAGTGGAGACATCGATCGGCTTCAGATGGCCCTCGCTGCGCACGCGCAGGGAGTCCTTGCCGAGCACATCGATGCGGACGCCCGCTTCTTCGAGCTTGGCGATGACGGCTCCGAGGTGTGCCGGGTTGCAGTGGCTCACACAGAGGTCGCCGCCGGTGATCGCTCCGGCGATGAGAAAGGTGCCGGCCTCAATGCGGTCGGGATTGATGCGATGCCGCGCGCCGTGGAGCTTCTCGACGCCCTGAATGCGAATCTCTGAAGTGCCGGCGCCCTCAATCTGCGCGCCCATGGCGGTGAGCAGCGCGGCGAGATCGGTGACCTCAGGCTCGCGGGCGGCGTTTTCCAGAACGGTTTCGCCCTCGGCCAGCACGGCGGCCATCATCAGGTCTTCGGTGCCGGTGACGGTGATCTTATCGAAGTGAATCTGTGCGCCCTTCAGGCGTTCGGCGCGGGCTTCAATGTAGCCGTGCTCATAGACGATGGTGGCGCCCATCTGCTCCAGGCCCTTGATGTGCAGATCGATGGGGCGGGCTCCGATGGCGCATCCACCGGGCATGGAGACGCGCGCCAGACCGGTGCGAGCCACGAGCGGGCCCAGCACCAGCGCGCTCGCGCGCATCGTCTTGACGATCTCGTATTTCGCGGTGGGATCAGAAAGCACGCGGCAACTGATGGTCGTGCGATGCTGCGCGCGGCCATAACCCAGCTCTACTTCCGCGCCCATCGAGGTGAGCAGCTTGCGCTCGGTCTCAATGTCGCGCACCTGCGGAATGTTTTCGAGAATGACCTCATCTTCAGTGAGGATGGCCGCCGCCATGCAGGGAAGCGCCGAGTTTTTTGCGCCGCTCACCCGGACCGTGCCGATGAGTGGATTGCCGCCGCGAATTACAAATTTGTCCATGGGATATTGATGAGCTTCTCGGAGGAAATGCCGGAAAAACTTCGAGTGGAAGGATTCCGGTTGTTCTTATTGAAATGGAAGAGTGCCGAAGGAGAGAAGTAGTCTTTGTGGTTCGTATGCACCGGTTCGGCAGTCTCTTGCTGGAAAAGGAATTGCGGGGGCCTTTAGGTGCCGGCCCCGAGATCTTCAATGGCGCGGCGCACATTGCCGTTGGAGTTGGCCAGCCGCCGCACGGCTTCCGGCTTGTCCACGCCGGCTTTGAGCATCACCAGCGCCACCGGCACGCTGCGGCCCGCGGACTTGATGACGTTCACGGCCTCGTCGCGGCCAATCTGGCAGGCGCGAATCAGGATGCCGATGCCGCGCTCAATCAGCTTGGAGTTTTGCATGTGTACGTTGACCATCAGGTTTTCGTACACATAGCCCAGGCGGGTCATGGCTCCGGTGGTGATCATGTTGGTGATCATTTTTTGAGAGGTCGCGGCCTTCATGCGCGTGGAGCCGGAGACGACCTCAGGCCCGACCTCCGCAACGATGGCGATGTCTGAAGCCTCTGCCAGCGGGGTGCCCTGATTGCAGGTGATGCAGGCGGTGCGGGCTCCGCGCTCGCGGGCGTAGGCTACGGCGGCGACGACGTAGGGAGTGCGTCCGCTGGCCGAGAGGCCAATCACCACATCCTTGCGGCTGGGGCGGCGGCGGGCAATGTCGCGCTTGCCCAGTTCTTCTGAGTCCTCGTTTACTTCCACTGGCGAGGCCAGAGCCTTGGGCCCGCCCGCCATGATGTACTGCACGGTCTGCGGGCTGGTGGAAAAATACGGAGGACACTCACAGGCATCGAGCGAGGCAATGCGTCCGCTCGAGCCGGCACCGATGTAAATCAGACGGCCGCCATCGCGAATGCTGCGGGCAACCCAGTCGATGACCTCGGCGATCTCGGGTAGCGCCTTTTTCACCGCTGCCGCGACCTTCTGGTCTTCGTGGTTAATGATCTTTGCGATCTCAAGGGCGGACTTGGTATCAAAGCCCTGCGAGGCTTCGTTGGGAGTCTCGGTCGTCAGGTCATGAATATCCATGACTGACCGGGTCCCATTCGAGGCCGCTGCAATGTCCGTGTTGGGAGGCGTTGACGTGACCATTTCTCCGGCTTTAGTGCAAAATCTTCCGCATTAAGTGTAACGCGCAGCGGCTGGCTTGCGAATTCTTTTCGAAGGGATTCGCGCAGGAAACGATGTCTGCGTTTTGATCTGGTACTGGCGAGGCTACAGTGCCTCGACGACGGCATCATGAAAGGCCGGCCGCACCTGCTGAATCAACTGGCTGGCGCGATCGGGCCAGGTGCGGTTGGTGAGCAGCACCACGGCGAGATCCCGTTCCGGATCAATCCAGAGCGAGGTGCCCGCATAGCCCAGGTGCCCGAAGGCGCGCTCTCCGAAATGCTTTCCAGAGGAAGATTCCGGCCGCGAAGGCGTGTCCCAGCCAAGGGCGCGCGTTGTGCCCTCCGGCTCGGTTTGCCGCGCGGTGAACAGTTGCATGGTTTCATCGCGGAAGAGTGGCTTCGTGTCATCCTGCCGGCGGCCCTTGCGCAGGAAGTTCTGCGCAAAGCGGAGAATGTCGGACGCGTTGCCGAAGAGTCCCGCATGACCGGCGAGGCCGCCCATCGCGGCGCAATTCTCATCCTGCACCTCACCCTGAATGGTGCGATGGCGGTAGCTATTGTCGATTTCGGTGGGAGGAGCGGAGGCCTTCCACGTCTGCGGCGGGCAGAAGCGCAGGCTGTGGAGCGCGAGAGGCGAAAAGATATTCCTCTGGCAGAAGCGCGCCAGATAATCGCCTGAGAGCACCTCGATGGCTTTGCCGAGCAGGATAAAGCCGATGTCGGAGTACTCCGTACGGGTGCCCGGTGCGGCGGTCAGCGGCAGCTTCAGCGAGGCCCGCATCATGCCTTCGGGCGTGGGGTGCTGCTCAAAGAGCCGGGCATAGCCGGGAAGGCCGGAGGTGTGCGCCAGGAGCATGCCGAGCGTGACTTTTTCCTTCCCGCTGCCGGGCGCCATGCCCACGACGAAGCCGGGCAGAATGTCGCCCACGCGCGCCTGGAGCTTGAGGATGCCGCGCTCATGGAGCAGCATGGCCGCCGACGTGGTGGCGATCACCTTGGTGAGGCTGGCCAGATCGTAGACCGTGGAGGGCGTGACCACGGGCGCGTCCGTCTCATAGGTGAAACGGCCGACGCCTTCGAGCGCCAGCATCTGCCCGCGGGCATAGACGCCAAACGAAGCGCCTGGAAAAGCGCGATCGGCGATGGCCTGGTGAAGTACGTCAATGGCCCGCGCAAAGCGGCTTGCGCCTTCGCGAGCAGACTCTGGAGGTGTAACTTTCGGTGGGAACATGAACCTCTCATCCTAACCCGAGTCAGTGTTGATCGCTCACCATCTGGTGAAGAAAACCGTCCAACAATTGAATTTCGTAGCACTCGTGAGGCCCGGCTACCGGTCATTTTCAAAGTATTCTGATGCAAAATAGACCTAGCCTCAAAATAAATTCCACCTGCCAGACAGGCATGCGGATGCATTGCCGGGTTTGAAGCCATGCCGCGCCACGAGAGATCGAGGCCGCGCGGCCAATCAGAGGATGATGAGCGAAGAGAGCACGCAACAGCCGGAACTGGAAACCGCCCCCGCGCCGCAAAAACAGTCCCGCAGCGAGATGAGACAGTGGACGCGCGATCTGCTGGTCTCAGTGCTGGTATCCGTGGTGATCATCACCTGCCTGTATCAGCCCGTGCGCGTGGAAGGCACCAGCATGCAGCCGGAGCTGCGCAACAGCGACCGGCTCTTCATCAACAAATTTGTCTATCGCTTTGAAGGCATCTCGCGGGGCGACGTCGTGGTGTTTCATTACCCGCTCAATCCGAAGGAGAGTTTTATCAAGCGCGTGATCGGCCTGCCGGGCGATCATATTCGCATCGATCAGGGCACGGTATATATCAACGGCAAAGCACTCAAGGAGCCTTACGTACCGCGGCGATACCGCGATCATCGCTCGATGGCGGCCGGGGTGGTGCCGCCCCACGAATATTTTGTGATGGGCGACCATCGCAACATCTCAGAGGACAGTCGCGACTTCGGACCTGTGCCTCGCAGCGATATCTACGGCAAGGCGTCATTCATCTACTGGCCGGCTGGTCAGATGGGAACCGTTCACTGAGGCGTCTTGCTTACGGCAGCCCTGGTTTCGGCTGGATGCGGAGAGGATAGCCTTACGCGCACGCAATTGCGCCCATCGGTCTTGGCGTCATAGAGCGCATTGTCGGCCCGGGCCAGCAGGGAAGCCATGTCGTCGCGAGGGATCAGCGCGGTCAGGCCGGCGCTGAGGGTGCATCGCAGGGGATGGTTCCGCGCCACGCGCTCCCGAATGCGATTCAGGATGCCTTCAGCGCTTTCAGTGGAAGTGCTGGGCAGCACCAGCAGAAACTCATCGCCGCCATAACGGCCTACCTGGTCATAGGGGCGAAGACTCTCTCGAATCAGATTAGCGGCCTGCACGAGGGCGAGGTCTCCGGCAGCGTGCCCCTGCGTGTCATTGAGCCGTTTGAAGTGGTCAATGTCGAGCAGCGCCAATGACAGCGGTTGGCCATGCCTGCGGCAGCGTTCCATCTCCACTTCCATAATCTGCTCAATGCCGCGGCGGTTGAGTGTGCCGGAGACGAAGTCGAGCATGGCCTCGGCCTGAAAACCCATCACGAGATGTTCATTCAGGAGCAGGAACAATAAAAGCCCTGCGGAAAGAACGAAGATCAGATCCAGATACAGCGTGACTGTCTGTGTGGGGTCACTCTGCATGAAGTTTTTTGGCGTTCCCCGCAGCAGGGTTCCCACGGCCTGCAACAGGCTGAGCAATGCATAGCCAAACATCAGCACCATCAGCGACAGGCTGTGCCTGCGGCGTGGTTGCAGCAGCACGGTGAGGGCAAAGAGTCCGCGCAGAAGGGCAATCGCCGCCGCCACCACCACGATGCGGGCGGCGACGGAGTTTTCTACCCCGGTGAAGTAAGCGAGCAGCAGCAGTGTGGCGCCGGTCGTGGCCCAGCCCATGCGGTTGTGGCGGCGCTGCCCATAAAACTGTTCGATGCCATCGAGCAGAAGCGTATAGAAGCAGATCACCAGCCCGTCGTTGAGCAGGGTGAGAAAAAATCGGGCCAGCGGGGAGGGGACATCGATAACGGCCGTGACCGCGATCAATACGGTGCTGAGCGCCGCACTGAAAAATGCAAACGCAAACGCACCGGCTCCCTGCTGACGGTACTGCTGGCGGCCGGTGCGGCTGAAGGCGACGGCAAAAAGCAGAGACGCGGTAAAGATGGAGACCAGCAGCGTGTAGTTGTCGAGGCTCAGAATCAGTTTGGAGAGACTCATGCCGGTCTCTCCAAACTGGCCCTGGGATCTTTGCCCGTGATCTTTCGTGCTTCTTTGGCCATGTTGTGCGCCCTATTCTTCCCGGGGGCCGGTACAACAATCGGGAGCCTATCGTTGCGCGACGCCGTCGAGCAGGTCAAAGAATTCGGGGAAAGAGATGGCTGCCGATTCCGCGCCGCGAATCAGCGTTTCACCCTCTGCCCGCAAAGCTGCCACGGAGAAGGCCATCGCGATGCGGTGGTCGCCACCGGCGTCGATCTCGGCGCCATGCAGTTGCTGGCCGCCGGGCACATCGAGTCCGTCTTCAAACTCTTCCACCTCGGCGCCCATGGCGCGCAGGTTTTGCGCTACGAGGGCGATGCGGTCCGATTCCTTGACGCGCAGCTCCCTGGCGTCGCGAATGCGAATGCCATTCTGCGTGTACGGGGCAATTGCGGCCAGCACCGGCAGCTCATCGATGAGCTGCGCGGCGAGTCCGCCGGAGACGGTGGTGCCGGTCAGGCCGTTCGCGGGAGCGTTGATCTGCACGGTACCGATCAGTTCCGATGCTTTGTCTTCAAGATTGATGACGCCAATGTGCGCGCCGAGCGCGGTGAGCACATCGAGCAGCGAGGCTCGCGTCGGATTCAAGCCGAGGTCATCAAAGATCAGATTTGAGCCGGGAAAGAGCGCCGCCGCGCAGAGGAAGAATGCCGCGGACGACATATCGCCGGGCACCTTGGCCTCAATGGCCGTGAGCTTCTGGCCGCCGGTGATGGAAACCGAATCCACGGTGCGCGTCAGCTCCGCGCCAAAGGCACGCAGCGCCAGCTCGCTGTGGTCGCGCGTGCGCACGGCCTCGCGCACGGTGGTGACGCCCTCGGCCTGCAGGCCCGCAAACAGCACGGCAGACTTTACCTGCGCGCTCGGTACGGGCGTGGTGTAGTCCATGGCGTGGAGCTTACGGCCGCGAATGGTCATCGGCGCATGGCCGTCGGTGAGGTCAATCTCCGCGCCCATCTGCTGCAGCGGCTTGCGCACGCGCTCCATGGGGCGGCGGGTGAGCGATTCATCGCCGATCAGCGTGAACTCGCCGCTCTGCGCAGCCAGAAATCCGGCAAGCATGCGCATGGTCGAGCCGGAGTTGCCGCAATCGAGCGCCCCGGCAGGCGCGTGGAATGTGCCGCCGACGCCGGTGACCTCCACATTGCCTTTGCCGTCGTTGACGACGGTTGCGCCCAGCGCCTCGACGCAGGCCAGGCTGCTCGACGGGTCAGCGCCGGTTGAGAAATTGCTGAAGCGGCTGGTGCCCTCGGCGAGTCCGCCGAGCAGGGCATAGCGGTGAGAGATGCTTTTGTCGCCGGGCAGACGCAGGCTGCCGTCAATGTTGCGGGCGGGCGAAATAACGCGTTCCGTCAGAGTCTGATGCAAGGCTGTCTTGGCTCCTGCCCATAGATTAAAGCAGGCGGCCCCAGCCACCTATGCAGAATGTGAGACGAGGCAGCATTTCGCCGCCGTCAGATCACCCGCAGAACGATCAGCGTCTCGTCGTCAAAGCGGTCGTGCTCGCCCTGAAACTCCTGCACTTCAGCAAAAATGGCATCGGCCATCTGCTGGGCCGGCTTGCCGGCGTGACGCCGGATGCAGTCGAGCAGCCGTTCGGTGCTGAACATCTCCCCGGCTTCATTTTCCGCATCGGTAATGCCGTCGCTGAAAAAGAGCAGCGAATCGCCGGGCCGCGTGGAGAGGCTGATCTCCTCATAGCTGGCGTTGGGGAAGAGCCCGAGCGGGAAGCCCTCGACCTGCACCAGTTCGGCCTCGCCGTCATGGCAGAAGACCGGCTGCACGGCTCCGGCATTGGCGATCTGCAGCGTCATGTTTTCGTCGTTCCAGACGGAGAAAAGCATGGTGACGTATTGCGAGTCGAGACGGCGCTCATGCAGTGTGTTGTTCAACGCATGCAGCATGGCCGCCGGCGAGAGCTTTTGCCCGGCCAGTGAGCGCATGATGCCGCTCACCAGCGCGCCGTAAAGCGCGGCGGGCGCGGCCTTGCCGCTCACGTCGCCCACGGCGAGCGCGCTGTGGGAGTCGTCATAGCGCAGGTAATCGTAGAGGTCGCCGCCGATGGTGCGGGCCGGCTGAAAGCGCACGGCAAACTCGGTGTGTTTGTGGCCGGGATGCACCTTGGGCAGCAGGCGAAGCTGTACCTCGCGCGCCATTTCCATGTCGCGCTCCAGTCGCTGCTCCTGCTGGGCGACGCGCTGGTAGAGCTGGGCGTTCTCAATGGAAATGGCAATCTGCGCGGCGAGAGTAGTCAGTGCGCGTTCGTGCTCCTCAGTGAAGTAGTGCGCGCGGGTGTGCTCGATGTCGAGCACGCCGACCACTTTGCTCTTGTAGATGAGCGGCACCACCATCTCCGAGCGAGTTTCCTCGTTGATCTTGTAGTAGCGCGGGTCGCGGCGCACATCGGGCACATGGATGGGCCGGCGTTCGGCAATCGCCGCGCCGACCAGTCCGCGCTGCACGGGCAGCTTCTCTTCGGGATAGAATCGCTCCCCGAAGCGCAGGGCAAAGCGGTTCTCGAGCATGTGCTCATCCGCATCGACAATCCAGATGGAGAACATCTGGTAGTCGATGATACGGCGCAGCAACTGGCTGATCCGCTCCAGGAGCGCGTCCACGTCGAGAATCGAGGTGAACTCGCGGCTGATCTCGTTCAGCACTTCGAGGGTCTGCGCCTGGCGCGAGACGCGCGTGTAGAGCCGCGCATTCTCAATGGCCTGCGCAATGCGGGAGGCGGTGAGCGTGAGCAGCCGCAGATGCTCGGGCTGGAAGTAGTCCAGTTGCTCGGACTGAATATCGATGACGCCGATGACGCGGTTCTTGATGATGAGCGGAACGGCCAGCTCAGAGCGCACGTCAGGGTTGGCGTTGATGTAGTTCTCCACCTGGCTGACGTCATTGATGAGCATGGGCTGGCGGGTGAGCGCCACCTGCCCGACCACGCCTTGCCCCACCCGGATGCGCATGCGCTCAACCTCAGGCGTGTGGCCGATCTGAAAGCGCATCCGCATGTCATTGGTGCGGTCATTGATAAGCAGAATGGCAAAGATGCGGTAGTCGATCACCGCGCGCACGAGCGATGCGGTGCGTTGCAGCAGGGTCTGCAGGTCAAGCGTCGTGTTCAGGGTATCGGCGAGCCGCAGCAGAAACTCAGTCTGCGTGGGCTCCACGCGAATCTCCCGCGCCTCTTTTTCAGCGGAGGGGCCGACGGGGCGGTAATCGCCCTCGAAGGCTTCTCCGGTGTGAGGTGGGGATGTCGGACGCGGCTCGGACACAATTCTCCTGTTGACTTGCCATCATAGCGCTCTGAAGCGGCTCTGCGGAGTCCCTTGGGATGCATCTCCCGGCAAAGGTACTTCAGGCAATAACTTCCGGCGTCAGAATCCGGATGTCCGGCAGGTTGCGGTAGCGCTCGGCATAGTCCATTCCGTAGCCGACTACGAACTCATTCGGAATCTCAAAGCCCACGTAATCGGCACGGATCGGCTGAATGCGCCGTGAAGGTTTGTCGAGCAACGCCGCGATACGGATGCTGCGGGGCTTATGCCGCTCAAAGTGGCTGTAGAGAAAGCTGAGCGTGACGCCTGTATCCAGAATATCTTCAATGACGACGATATTCTTGTTCTCGATGGGCTCGTCAAGATCCTTGATGAGCTGCACCGCCCCGCTGGTCTGCGTGCCCGATTTGTAACTGGAGGCGGACACAAAGTCGAAGGTGCAGTCCGCGCCGATGTTGCGGGCCAGGTCCGCGAGAAAAATCGCCGCCCCCTTGAGCACGCCGATCAGCACGGCCGGCTCTCCGTTGAGGTCTTCGCGAATCTGGTGGCCCAGTTCGGCCACCCGGGCCTGAATCTG
The DNA window shown above is from Acidobacterium capsulatum ATCC 51196 and carries:
- a CDS encoding DinB family protein is translated as MPTHDHLLRDTLIPFLRGQGAHADLNAAVEDFPAEHYGTRPHGLPHSAWELLEHIRFTLHDLINFCTNPEYTEPEWPADYWPKNPAPQHPEDWHRTVTAIQQDMEEFEKLMSDPRSNLYSKIPWGDGQTLLREVLLAADHTSYHTGQIILVRQLLGIWK
- a CDS encoding SpoIIE family protein phosphatase, yielding MSEPRPTSPPHTGEAFEGDYRPVGPSAEKEAREIRVEPTQTEFLLRLADTLNTTLDLQTLLQRTASLVRAVIDYRIFAILLINDRTNDMRMRFQIGHTPEVERMRIRVGQGVVGQVALTRQPMLINDVSQVENYINANPDVRSELAVPLIIKNRVIGVIDIQSEQLDYFQPEHLRLLTLTASRIAQAIENARLYTRVSRQAQTLEVLNEISREFTSILDVDALLERISQLLRRIIDYQMFSIWIVDADEHMLENRFALRFGERFYPEEKLPVQRGLVGAAIAERRPIHVPDVRRDPRYYKINEETRSEMVVPLIYKSKVVGVLDIEHTRAHYFTEEHERALTTLAAQIAISIENAQLYQRVAQQEQRLERDMEMAREVQLRLLPKVHPGHKHTEFAVRFQPARTIGGDLYDYLRYDDSHSALAVGDVSGKAAPAALYGALVSGIMRSLAGQKLSPAAMLHALNNTLHERRLDSQYVTMLFSVWNDENMTLQIANAGAVQPVFCHDGEAELVQVEGFPLGLFPNASYEEISLSTRPGDSLLFFSDGITDAENEAGEMFSTERLLDCIRRHAGKPAQQMADAIFAEVQEFQGEHDRFDDETLIVLRVI
- the aroA gene encoding 3-phosphoshikimate 1-carboxyvinyltransferase, with protein sequence MHQTLTERVISPARNIDGSLRLPGDKSISHRYALLGGLAEGTSRFSNFSTGADPSSSLACVEALGATVVNDGKGNVEVTGVGGTFHAPAGALDCGNSGSTMRMLAGFLAAQSGEFTLIGDESLTRRPMERVRKPLQQMGAEIDLTDGHAPMTIRGRKLHAMDYTTPVPSAQVKSAVLFAGLQAEGVTTVREAVRTRDHSELALRAFGAELTRTVDSVSITGGQKLTAIEAKVPGDMSSAAFFLCAAALFPGSNLIFDDLGLNPTRASLLDVLTALGAHIGVINLEDKASELIGTVQINAPANGLTGTTVSGGLAAQLIDELPVLAAIAPYTQNGIRIRDARELRVKESDRIALVAQNLRAMGAEVEEFEDGLDVPGGQQLHGAEIDAGGDHRIAMAFSVAALRAEGETLIRGAESAAISFPEFFDLLDGVAQR
- a CDS encoding serine hydrolase domain-containing protein, with translation MFPPKVTPPESAREGASRFARAIDVLHQAIADRAFPGASFGVYARGQMLALEGVGRFTYETDAPVVTPSTVYDLASLTKVIATTSAAMLLHERGILKLQARVGDILPGFVVGMAPGSGKEKVTLGMLLAHTSGLPGYARLFEQHPTPEGMMRASLKLPLTAAPGTRTEYSDIGFILLGKAIEVLSGDYLARFCQRNIFSPLALHSLRFCPPQTWKASAPPTEIDNSYRHRTIQGEVQDENCAAMGGLAGHAGLFGNASDILRFAQNFLRKGRRQDDTKPLFRDETMQLFTARQTEPEGTTRALGWDTPSRPESSSGKHFGERAFGHLGYAGTSLWIDPERDLAVVLLTNRTWPDRASQLIQQVRPAFHDAVVEAL
- the murQ gene encoding N-acetylmuramic acid 6-phosphate etherase; the encoded protein is MDIHDLTTETPNEASQGFDTKSALEIAKIINHEDQKVAAAVKKALPEIAEVIDWVARSIRDGGRLIYIGAGSSGRIASLDACECPPYFSTSPQTVQYIMAGGPKALASPVEVNEDSEELGKRDIARRRPSRKDVVIGLSASGRTPYVVAAVAYARERGARTACITCNQGTPLAEASDIAIVAEVGPEVVSGSTRMKAATSQKMITNMITTGAMTRLGYVYENLMVNVHMQNSKLIERGIGILIRACQIGRDEAVNVIKSAGRSVPVALVMLKAGVDKPEAVRRLANSNGNVRRAIEDLGAGT
- the hpt gene encoding hypoxanthine phosphoribosyltransferase: MPTPDYTATENLPILFSRDQIQARVAELGHQIREDLNGEPAVLIGVLKGAAIFLADLARNIGADCTFDFVSASSYKSGTQTSGAVQLIKDLDEPIENKNIVVIEDILDTGVTLSFLYSHFERHKPRSIRIAALLDKPSRRIQPIRADYVGFEIPNEFVVGYGMDYAERYRNLPDIRILTPEVIA
- a CDS encoding GGDEF domain-containing protein, coding for MSLSKLILSLDNYTLLVSIFTASLLFAVAFSRTGRQQYRQQGAGAFAFAFFSAALSTVLIAVTAVIDVPSPLARFFLTLLNDGLVICFYTLLLDGIEQFYGQRRHNRMGWATTGATLLLLAYFTGVENSVAARIVVVAAAIALLRGLFALTVLLQPRRRHSLSLMVLMFGYALLSLLQAVGTLLRGTPKNFMQSDPTQTVTLYLDLIFVLSAGLLLFLLLNEHLVMGFQAEAMLDFVSGTLNRRGIEQIMEVEMERCRRHGQPLSLALLDIDHFKRLNDTQGHAAGDLALVQAANLIRESLRPYDQVGRYGGDEFLLVLPSTSTESAEGILNRIRERVARNHPLRCTLSAGLTALIPRDDMASLLARADNALYDAKTDGRNCVRVRLSSPHPAETRAAVSKTPQ
- the murA gene encoding UDP-N-acetylglucosamine 1-carboxyvinyltransferase: MDKFVIRGGNPLIGTVRVSGAKNSALPCMAAAILTEDEVILENIPQVRDIETERKLLTSMGAEVELGYGRAQHRTTISCRVLSDPTAKYEIVKTMRASALVLGPLVARTGLARVSMPGGCAIGARPIDLHIKGLEQMGATIVYEHGYIEARAERLKGAQIHFDKITVTGTEDLMMAAVLAEGETVLENAAREPEVTDLAALLTAMGAQIEGAGTSEIRIQGVEKLHGARHRINPDRIEAGTFLIAGAITGGDLCVSHCNPAHLGAVIAKLEEAGVRIDVLGKDSLRVRSEGHLKPIDVSTEEYPGFPTDMQAQYMALATQAEGTTLVKENIFENRFMHVQELVRMGANIKTAGRIASVRGKTPLSAAAVMCSDLRASASLVLAALVANGESILDRVYNIDRGYEHIEEKLRGVGAQIKRLGNVFNDKREAAQISAS
- the lepB gene encoding signal peptidase I — translated: MSEESTQQPELETAPAPQKQSRSEMRQWTRDLLVSVLVSVVIITCLYQPVRVEGTSMQPELRNSDRLFINKFVYRFEGISRGDVVVFHYPLNPKESFIKRVIGLPGDHIRIDQGTVYINGKALKEPYVPRRYRDHRSMAAGVVPPHEYFVMGDHRNISEDSRDFGPVPRSDIYGKASFIYWPAGQMGTVH